In Spodoptera frugiperda isolate SF20-4 chromosome 28, AGI-APGP_CSIRO_Sfru_2.0, whole genome shotgun sequence, one genomic interval encodes:
- the LOC118265415 gene encoding sodium/hydrogen exchanger 9B2 isoform X2 has translation MFSAKRLGYIDLNMEQNHEPPGVRVYTFVDDDAKKKRVYDSWWEKLCLRCHQEDSTPSWQPSWWSKFFPFPLFSTYRQTAQQICIIMFFLLTWGVLYSEIGESVGLQGELFSMSVLVISAYLIGWIWLKVTTLPALIGMLLTGIAFQNLQLVHMTDSYRKLNQDLRKIALVIILTRAGLGLNAGVLRKHYAAVLQLGLLPWLVECVAIAISSHYLLSLPWIWGFLLGSMIASVSPAVVVPCLFRLRDVGYGVAKGIPTIVVAAAAVDDSISVAIFAIILNAMFSTGSATFNIIKGPLSIVAGVVLGSLWGALLSVMPERGDTYVVPLRFLGLFLGGLFSLFISSMIGWSGAGPLAIVSSGFVAAYFWEKQGWVVNKNPVSNVFRILWIFFEPILFAFTGAQVTISALDPQVIKMATICLVGCLVIRAIATFFVSFGCGLNSKEKIFIGLTWTAKATVQAALGPAALDLVNSGQTSGAAKADEEYYAKAILAVSVLSVMISAPLGALLIAVAGPKLLSKDDPDETPDQNTENQQTTQI, from the exons ATGTTTTCAGCTAAGCGGCTTGGTTACATAGATCTAAATATGGAACAAAATCACGAACCTCCAG GTGTTCGGGTATATACGTTCGTAG ATGACGACGCCAAAAAGAAAAGAGTGTATGACAG TTGGTGGGAAAAACTGTGTTTACGATGTCATCAGGAAGACTCCACACCGTCTTGGCAGCCATCATGGTGGTCCAAATTCTTCCCATTCCCTTTATTTTCTACTTACAGACAAACCGCGCAGCAAATATGCATCATAATGTTCT ttttactcACGTGGGGTGTCCTATATTCAGAGATAGGAGAGTCAGTAGGTTTACAAGGCGAATTATTTAGCATGTCAGTACTAGTCATTTCTGCGTACTTAATAGGCTGGATATGGCTTAAAGTCACTACATTGCCAGCACTCATAGGCATGCTTCTAACTGGCATAGCATTCCAAAACCTTCAATTGGTCCACATGACGGACTCTTATAGAAAACTAAATCAAGATCTGAG AAAAATAGCACTGGTGATTATCCTAACCCGAGCTGGTCTAGGTTTGAACGCAGGTGTTTTAAGGAAACATTACGCTGCTGTTCTACAATTGGGCCTTTTACCGTGGTTAGTTGAATGTGTGGCTATTGCTATTAGCTCACACTATCTATTGTCTTTACCTTGGATATGGG GTTTTCTTCTAGGTTCAATGATAGCTTCAGTATCACCAGCAGTAGTAGTTCCCTGTCTATTTAGGTTGCGTGATGTTGGATATGGAGTCGCTAAAGGTATTCCAACAATCGTAGTGGCCGCAGCTGCAGTTGATGACTCCATTAGCGTTGCGATCTTCGCCATCATTCTAAATGCAATGTTCTCTACTGGATCTgctacttttaatattattaag GGTCCACTGTCCATTGTTGCCGGCGTAGTTCTTGGATCACTATGGGGAGCTCTGCTGTCAGTGATGCCTGAAAGAGGCGACACCTATGTAGTCCCTTTAAGATTTTTGGGCCTGTTTCTCGGAGGCCTATTCTCTCTATTCATATCGAGTATGATTGGATGGAGTGGTGCAG gtCCCCTTGCTATAGTATCTTCAGGATTTGTAGCCGCATATTTCTGGGAAAAACAAGGGTGGGTCGTAAACAAGAACCCAGTCAGCAATGTATTTAGAATCCTATGGATATTCTTTGAGCCTATATTATTTGCTTTTACAGGAGCACAAGTTACG ATTAGCGCTTTAGATCCACAAGTTATAAAAATGGCCACTATATGCCTTGTTGGCTGCTTAGTAATACGTGCTATTGCAACATTTTTCGTAAGCTTTGGATGCGGCCTTAATAGCAAGGAGAAAATATTCATCGGTCTCACATGGACAGCCAAAGCTACTGTACAG GCAGCGTTAGGACCGGCCGCCTTAGACTTGGTGAATAGTGGCCAAACATCAGGTGCTGCTAAAGCCGACGAAGAATACTATGCGAAGGCGATTTTAGCTGTCAGTGTCCTGAGTGTAATGATATCGGCCCCTCTAGGTGCTTTACTTATTGCTGTAGCTGGGCCCAAACTGCTTTCCAAAGACGACC CTGACGAGACTCCAGATCAAAACACAGAAAATCAACAAACCACTCAAATATAA
- the LOC118265415 gene encoding sodium/hydrogen exchanger 9B2 isoform X4, with amino-acid sequence MFSAKRLGYIDLNMEQNHEPPDDDAKKKRVYDSWWEKLCLRCHQEDSTPSWQPSWWSKFFPFPLFSTYRQTAQQICIIMFFLLTWGVLYSEIGESVGLQGELFSMSVLVISAYLIGWIWLKVTTLPALIGMLLTGIAFQNLQLVHMTDSYRKLNQDLRKIALVIILTRAGLGLNAGVLRKHYAAVLQLGLLPWLVECVAIAISSHYLLSLPWIWGFLLGSMIASVSPAVVVPCLFRLRDVGYGVAKGIPTIVVAAAAVDDSISVAIFAIILNAMFSTGSATFNIIKGPLSIVAGVVLGSLWGALLSVMPERGDTYVVPLRFLGLFLGGLFSLFISSMIGWSGAGPLAIVSSGFVAAYFWEKQGWVVNKNPVSNVFRILWIFFEPILFAFTGAQVTISALDPQVIKMATICLVGCLVIRAIATFFVSFGCGLNSKEKIFIGLTWTAKATVQAALGPAALDLVNSGQTSGAAKADEEYYAKAILAVSVLSVMISAPLGALLIAVAGPKLLSKDDPDETPDQNTENQQTTQI; translated from the exons ATGTTTTCAGCTAAGCGGCTTGGTTACATAGATCTAAATATGGAACAAAATCACGAACCTCCAG ATGACGACGCCAAAAAGAAAAGAGTGTATGACAG TTGGTGGGAAAAACTGTGTTTACGATGTCATCAGGAAGACTCCACACCGTCTTGGCAGCCATCATGGTGGTCCAAATTCTTCCCATTCCCTTTATTTTCTACTTACAGACAAACCGCGCAGCAAATATGCATCATAATGTTCT ttttactcACGTGGGGTGTCCTATATTCAGAGATAGGAGAGTCAGTAGGTTTACAAGGCGAATTATTTAGCATGTCAGTACTAGTCATTTCTGCGTACTTAATAGGCTGGATATGGCTTAAAGTCACTACATTGCCAGCACTCATAGGCATGCTTCTAACTGGCATAGCATTCCAAAACCTTCAATTGGTCCACATGACGGACTCTTATAGAAAACTAAATCAAGATCTGAG AAAAATAGCACTGGTGATTATCCTAACCCGAGCTGGTCTAGGTTTGAACGCAGGTGTTTTAAGGAAACATTACGCTGCTGTTCTACAATTGGGCCTTTTACCGTGGTTAGTTGAATGTGTGGCTATTGCTATTAGCTCACACTATCTATTGTCTTTACCTTGGATATGGG GTTTTCTTCTAGGTTCAATGATAGCTTCAGTATCACCAGCAGTAGTAGTTCCCTGTCTATTTAGGTTGCGTGATGTTGGATATGGAGTCGCTAAAGGTATTCCAACAATCGTAGTGGCCGCAGCTGCAGTTGATGACTCCATTAGCGTTGCGATCTTCGCCATCATTCTAAATGCAATGTTCTCTACTGGATCTgctacttttaatattattaag GGTCCACTGTCCATTGTTGCCGGCGTAGTTCTTGGATCACTATGGGGAGCTCTGCTGTCAGTGATGCCTGAAAGAGGCGACACCTATGTAGTCCCTTTAAGATTTTTGGGCCTGTTTCTCGGAGGCCTATTCTCTCTATTCATATCGAGTATGATTGGATGGAGTGGTGCAG gtCCCCTTGCTATAGTATCTTCAGGATTTGTAGCCGCATATTTCTGGGAAAAACAAGGGTGGGTCGTAAACAAGAACCCAGTCAGCAATGTATTTAGAATCCTATGGATATTCTTTGAGCCTATATTATTTGCTTTTACAGGAGCACAAGTTACG ATTAGCGCTTTAGATCCACAAGTTATAAAAATGGCCACTATATGCCTTGTTGGCTGCTTAGTAATACGTGCTATTGCAACATTTTTCGTAAGCTTTGGATGCGGCCTTAATAGCAAGGAGAAAATATTCATCGGTCTCACATGGACAGCCAAAGCTACTGTACAG GCAGCGTTAGGACCGGCCGCCTTAGACTTGGTGAATAGTGGCCAAACATCAGGTGCTGCTAAAGCCGACGAAGAATACTATGCGAAGGCGATTTTAGCTGTCAGTGTCCTGAGTGTAATGATATCGGCCCCTCTAGGTGCTTTACTTATTGCTGTAGCTGGGCCCAAACTGCTTTCCAAAGACGACC CTGACGAGACTCCAGATCAAAACACAGAAAATCAACAAACCACTCAAATATAA
- the LOC118265415 gene encoding sodium/hydrogen exchanger 9B2 isoform X1, which translates to MFSAKRLGYIDLNMEQNHEPPGVRVYTFVGKGNFIVNSNSNLDDDAKKKRVYDSWWEKLCLRCHQEDSTPSWQPSWWSKFFPFPLFSTYRQTAQQICIIMFFLLTWGVLYSEIGESVGLQGELFSMSVLVISAYLIGWIWLKVTTLPALIGMLLTGIAFQNLQLVHMTDSYRKLNQDLRKIALVIILTRAGLGLNAGVLRKHYAAVLQLGLLPWLVECVAIAISSHYLLSLPWIWGFLLGSMIASVSPAVVVPCLFRLRDVGYGVAKGIPTIVVAAAAVDDSISVAIFAIILNAMFSTGSATFNIIKGPLSIVAGVVLGSLWGALLSVMPERGDTYVVPLRFLGLFLGGLFSLFISSMIGWSGAGPLAIVSSGFVAAYFWEKQGWVVNKNPVSNVFRILWIFFEPILFAFTGAQVTISALDPQVIKMATICLVGCLVIRAIATFFVSFGCGLNSKEKIFIGLTWTAKATVQAALGPAALDLVNSGQTSGAAKADEEYYAKAILAVSVLSVMISAPLGALLIAVAGPKLLSKDDPDETPDQNTENQQTTQI; encoded by the exons ATGTTTTCAGCTAAGCGGCTTGGTTACATAGATCTAAATATGGAACAAAATCACGAACCTCCAG GTGTTCGGGTATATACGTTCGTAGGTAAAGGAAACTTTATTGTGAACTCTAATTCGAATTTGG ATGACGACGCCAAAAAGAAAAGAGTGTATGACAG TTGGTGGGAAAAACTGTGTTTACGATGTCATCAGGAAGACTCCACACCGTCTTGGCAGCCATCATGGTGGTCCAAATTCTTCCCATTCCCTTTATTTTCTACTTACAGACAAACCGCGCAGCAAATATGCATCATAATGTTCT ttttactcACGTGGGGTGTCCTATATTCAGAGATAGGAGAGTCAGTAGGTTTACAAGGCGAATTATTTAGCATGTCAGTACTAGTCATTTCTGCGTACTTAATAGGCTGGATATGGCTTAAAGTCACTACATTGCCAGCACTCATAGGCATGCTTCTAACTGGCATAGCATTCCAAAACCTTCAATTGGTCCACATGACGGACTCTTATAGAAAACTAAATCAAGATCTGAG AAAAATAGCACTGGTGATTATCCTAACCCGAGCTGGTCTAGGTTTGAACGCAGGTGTTTTAAGGAAACATTACGCTGCTGTTCTACAATTGGGCCTTTTACCGTGGTTAGTTGAATGTGTGGCTATTGCTATTAGCTCACACTATCTATTGTCTTTACCTTGGATATGGG GTTTTCTTCTAGGTTCAATGATAGCTTCAGTATCACCAGCAGTAGTAGTTCCCTGTCTATTTAGGTTGCGTGATGTTGGATATGGAGTCGCTAAAGGTATTCCAACAATCGTAGTGGCCGCAGCTGCAGTTGATGACTCCATTAGCGTTGCGATCTTCGCCATCATTCTAAATGCAATGTTCTCTACTGGATCTgctacttttaatattattaag GGTCCACTGTCCATTGTTGCCGGCGTAGTTCTTGGATCACTATGGGGAGCTCTGCTGTCAGTGATGCCTGAAAGAGGCGACACCTATGTAGTCCCTTTAAGATTTTTGGGCCTGTTTCTCGGAGGCCTATTCTCTCTATTCATATCGAGTATGATTGGATGGAGTGGTGCAG gtCCCCTTGCTATAGTATCTTCAGGATTTGTAGCCGCATATTTCTGGGAAAAACAAGGGTGGGTCGTAAACAAGAACCCAGTCAGCAATGTATTTAGAATCCTATGGATATTCTTTGAGCCTATATTATTTGCTTTTACAGGAGCACAAGTTACG ATTAGCGCTTTAGATCCACAAGTTATAAAAATGGCCACTATATGCCTTGTTGGCTGCTTAGTAATACGTGCTATTGCAACATTTTTCGTAAGCTTTGGATGCGGCCTTAATAGCAAGGAGAAAATATTCATCGGTCTCACATGGACAGCCAAAGCTACTGTACAG GCAGCGTTAGGACCGGCCGCCTTAGACTTGGTGAATAGTGGCCAAACATCAGGTGCTGCTAAAGCCGACGAAGAATACTATGCGAAGGCGATTTTAGCTGTCAGTGTCCTGAGTGTAATGATATCGGCCCCTCTAGGTGCTTTACTTATTGCTGTAGCTGGGCCCAAACTGCTTTCCAAAGACGACC CTGACGAGACTCCAGATCAAAACACAGAAAATCAACAAACCACTCAAATATAA
- the LOC118265415 gene encoding sodium/hydrogen exchanger 9B2 isoform X3, producing the protein MEQNHEPPGVRVYTFVGKGNFIVNSNSNLDDDAKKKRVYDSWWEKLCLRCHQEDSTPSWQPSWWSKFFPFPLFSTYRQTAQQICIIMFFLLTWGVLYSEIGESVGLQGELFSMSVLVISAYLIGWIWLKVTTLPALIGMLLTGIAFQNLQLVHMTDSYRKLNQDLRKIALVIILTRAGLGLNAGVLRKHYAAVLQLGLLPWLVECVAIAISSHYLLSLPWIWGFLLGSMIASVSPAVVVPCLFRLRDVGYGVAKGIPTIVVAAAAVDDSISVAIFAIILNAMFSTGSATFNIIKGPLSIVAGVVLGSLWGALLSVMPERGDTYVVPLRFLGLFLGGLFSLFISSMIGWSGAGPLAIVSSGFVAAYFWEKQGWVVNKNPVSNVFRILWIFFEPILFAFTGAQVTISALDPQVIKMATICLVGCLVIRAIATFFVSFGCGLNSKEKIFIGLTWTAKATVQAALGPAALDLVNSGQTSGAAKADEEYYAKAILAVSVLSVMISAPLGALLIAVAGPKLLSKDDPDETPDQNTENQQTTQI; encoded by the exons ATGGAACAAAATCACGAACCTCCAG GTGTTCGGGTATATACGTTCGTAGGTAAAGGAAACTTTATTGTGAACTCTAATTCGAATTTGG ATGACGACGCCAAAAAGAAAAGAGTGTATGACAG TTGGTGGGAAAAACTGTGTTTACGATGTCATCAGGAAGACTCCACACCGTCTTGGCAGCCATCATGGTGGTCCAAATTCTTCCCATTCCCTTTATTTTCTACTTACAGACAAACCGCGCAGCAAATATGCATCATAATGTTCT ttttactcACGTGGGGTGTCCTATATTCAGAGATAGGAGAGTCAGTAGGTTTACAAGGCGAATTATTTAGCATGTCAGTACTAGTCATTTCTGCGTACTTAATAGGCTGGATATGGCTTAAAGTCACTACATTGCCAGCACTCATAGGCATGCTTCTAACTGGCATAGCATTCCAAAACCTTCAATTGGTCCACATGACGGACTCTTATAGAAAACTAAATCAAGATCTGAG AAAAATAGCACTGGTGATTATCCTAACCCGAGCTGGTCTAGGTTTGAACGCAGGTGTTTTAAGGAAACATTACGCTGCTGTTCTACAATTGGGCCTTTTACCGTGGTTAGTTGAATGTGTGGCTATTGCTATTAGCTCACACTATCTATTGTCTTTACCTTGGATATGGG GTTTTCTTCTAGGTTCAATGATAGCTTCAGTATCACCAGCAGTAGTAGTTCCCTGTCTATTTAGGTTGCGTGATGTTGGATATGGAGTCGCTAAAGGTATTCCAACAATCGTAGTGGCCGCAGCTGCAGTTGATGACTCCATTAGCGTTGCGATCTTCGCCATCATTCTAAATGCAATGTTCTCTACTGGATCTgctacttttaatattattaag GGTCCACTGTCCATTGTTGCCGGCGTAGTTCTTGGATCACTATGGGGAGCTCTGCTGTCAGTGATGCCTGAAAGAGGCGACACCTATGTAGTCCCTTTAAGATTTTTGGGCCTGTTTCTCGGAGGCCTATTCTCTCTATTCATATCGAGTATGATTGGATGGAGTGGTGCAG gtCCCCTTGCTATAGTATCTTCAGGATTTGTAGCCGCATATTTCTGGGAAAAACAAGGGTGGGTCGTAAACAAGAACCCAGTCAGCAATGTATTTAGAATCCTATGGATATTCTTTGAGCCTATATTATTTGCTTTTACAGGAGCACAAGTTACG ATTAGCGCTTTAGATCCACAAGTTATAAAAATGGCCACTATATGCCTTGTTGGCTGCTTAGTAATACGTGCTATTGCAACATTTTTCGTAAGCTTTGGATGCGGCCTTAATAGCAAGGAGAAAATATTCATCGGTCTCACATGGACAGCCAAAGCTACTGTACAG GCAGCGTTAGGACCGGCCGCCTTAGACTTGGTGAATAGTGGCCAAACATCAGGTGCTGCTAAAGCCGACGAAGAATACTATGCGAAGGCGATTTTAGCTGTCAGTGTCCTGAGTGTAATGATATCGGCCCCTCTAGGTGCTTTACTTATTGCTGTAGCTGGGCCCAAACTGCTTTCCAAAGACGACC CTGACGAGACTCCAGATCAAAACACAGAAAATCAACAAACCACTCAAATATAA
- the LOC118265415 gene encoding sodium/hydrogen exchanger 9B2 isoform X5 — MEQNHEPPGVRVYTFVDDDAKKKRVYDSWWEKLCLRCHQEDSTPSWQPSWWSKFFPFPLFSTYRQTAQQICIIMFFLLTWGVLYSEIGESVGLQGELFSMSVLVISAYLIGWIWLKVTTLPALIGMLLTGIAFQNLQLVHMTDSYRKLNQDLRKIALVIILTRAGLGLNAGVLRKHYAAVLQLGLLPWLVECVAIAISSHYLLSLPWIWGFLLGSMIASVSPAVVVPCLFRLRDVGYGVAKGIPTIVVAAAAVDDSISVAIFAIILNAMFSTGSATFNIIKGPLSIVAGVVLGSLWGALLSVMPERGDTYVVPLRFLGLFLGGLFSLFISSMIGWSGAGPLAIVSSGFVAAYFWEKQGWVVNKNPVSNVFRILWIFFEPILFAFTGAQVTISALDPQVIKMATICLVGCLVIRAIATFFVSFGCGLNSKEKIFIGLTWTAKATVQAALGPAALDLVNSGQTSGAAKADEEYYAKAILAVSVLSVMISAPLGALLIAVAGPKLLSKDDPDETPDQNTENQQTTQI; from the exons ATGGAACAAAATCACGAACCTCCAG GTGTTCGGGTATATACGTTCGTAG ATGACGACGCCAAAAAGAAAAGAGTGTATGACAG TTGGTGGGAAAAACTGTGTTTACGATGTCATCAGGAAGACTCCACACCGTCTTGGCAGCCATCATGGTGGTCCAAATTCTTCCCATTCCCTTTATTTTCTACTTACAGACAAACCGCGCAGCAAATATGCATCATAATGTTCT ttttactcACGTGGGGTGTCCTATATTCAGAGATAGGAGAGTCAGTAGGTTTACAAGGCGAATTATTTAGCATGTCAGTACTAGTCATTTCTGCGTACTTAATAGGCTGGATATGGCTTAAAGTCACTACATTGCCAGCACTCATAGGCATGCTTCTAACTGGCATAGCATTCCAAAACCTTCAATTGGTCCACATGACGGACTCTTATAGAAAACTAAATCAAGATCTGAG AAAAATAGCACTGGTGATTATCCTAACCCGAGCTGGTCTAGGTTTGAACGCAGGTGTTTTAAGGAAACATTACGCTGCTGTTCTACAATTGGGCCTTTTACCGTGGTTAGTTGAATGTGTGGCTATTGCTATTAGCTCACACTATCTATTGTCTTTACCTTGGATATGGG GTTTTCTTCTAGGTTCAATGATAGCTTCAGTATCACCAGCAGTAGTAGTTCCCTGTCTATTTAGGTTGCGTGATGTTGGATATGGAGTCGCTAAAGGTATTCCAACAATCGTAGTGGCCGCAGCTGCAGTTGATGACTCCATTAGCGTTGCGATCTTCGCCATCATTCTAAATGCAATGTTCTCTACTGGATCTgctacttttaatattattaag GGTCCACTGTCCATTGTTGCCGGCGTAGTTCTTGGATCACTATGGGGAGCTCTGCTGTCAGTGATGCCTGAAAGAGGCGACACCTATGTAGTCCCTTTAAGATTTTTGGGCCTGTTTCTCGGAGGCCTATTCTCTCTATTCATATCGAGTATGATTGGATGGAGTGGTGCAG gtCCCCTTGCTATAGTATCTTCAGGATTTGTAGCCGCATATTTCTGGGAAAAACAAGGGTGGGTCGTAAACAAGAACCCAGTCAGCAATGTATTTAGAATCCTATGGATATTCTTTGAGCCTATATTATTTGCTTTTACAGGAGCACAAGTTACG ATTAGCGCTTTAGATCCACAAGTTATAAAAATGGCCACTATATGCCTTGTTGGCTGCTTAGTAATACGTGCTATTGCAACATTTTTCGTAAGCTTTGGATGCGGCCTTAATAGCAAGGAGAAAATATTCATCGGTCTCACATGGACAGCCAAAGCTACTGTACAG GCAGCGTTAGGACCGGCCGCCTTAGACTTGGTGAATAGTGGCCAAACATCAGGTGCTGCTAAAGCCGACGAAGAATACTATGCGAAGGCGATTTTAGCTGTCAGTGTCCTGAGTGTAATGATATCGGCCCCTCTAGGTGCTTTACTTATTGCTGTAGCTGGGCCCAAACTGCTTTCCAAAGACGACC CTGACGAGACTCCAGATCAAAACACAGAAAATCAACAAACCACTCAAATATAA
- the LOC118265415 gene encoding sodium/hydrogen exchanger 9B2 isoform X6 → MEQNHEPPDDDAKKKRVYDSWWEKLCLRCHQEDSTPSWQPSWWSKFFPFPLFSTYRQTAQQICIIMFFLLTWGVLYSEIGESVGLQGELFSMSVLVISAYLIGWIWLKVTTLPALIGMLLTGIAFQNLQLVHMTDSYRKLNQDLRKIALVIILTRAGLGLNAGVLRKHYAAVLQLGLLPWLVECVAIAISSHYLLSLPWIWGFLLGSMIASVSPAVVVPCLFRLRDVGYGVAKGIPTIVVAAAAVDDSISVAIFAIILNAMFSTGSATFNIIKGPLSIVAGVVLGSLWGALLSVMPERGDTYVVPLRFLGLFLGGLFSLFISSMIGWSGAGPLAIVSSGFVAAYFWEKQGWVVNKNPVSNVFRILWIFFEPILFAFTGAQVTISALDPQVIKMATICLVGCLVIRAIATFFVSFGCGLNSKEKIFIGLTWTAKATVQAALGPAALDLVNSGQTSGAAKADEEYYAKAILAVSVLSVMISAPLGALLIAVAGPKLLSKDDPDETPDQNTENQQTTQI, encoded by the exons ATGGAACAAAATCACGAACCTCCAG ATGACGACGCCAAAAAGAAAAGAGTGTATGACAG TTGGTGGGAAAAACTGTGTTTACGATGTCATCAGGAAGACTCCACACCGTCTTGGCAGCCATCATGGTGGTCCAAATTCTTCCCATTCCCTTTATTTTCTACTTACAGACAAACCGCGCAGCAAATATGCATCATAATGTTCT ttttactcACGTGGGGTGTCCTATATTCAGAGATAGGAGAGTCAGTAGGTTTACAAGGCGAATTATTTAGCATGTCAGTACTAGTCATTTCTGCGTACTTAATAGGCTGGATATGGCTTAAAGTCACTACATTGCCAGCACTCATAGGCATGCTTCTAACTGGCATAGCATTCCAAAACCTTCAATTGGTCCACATGACGGACTCTTATAGAAAACTAAATCAAGATCTGAG AAAAATAGCACTGGTGATTATCCTAACCCGAGCTGGTCTAGGTTTGAACGCAGGTGTTTTAAGGAAACATTACGCTGCTGTTCTACAATTGGGCCTTTTACCGTGGTTAGTTGAATGTGTGGCTATTGCTATTAGCTCACACTATCTATTGTCTTTACCTTGGATATGGG GTTTTCTTCTAGGTTCAATGATAGCTTCAGTATCACCAGCAGTAGTAGTTCCCTGTCTATTTAGGTTGCGTGATGTTGGATATGGAGTCGCTAAAGGTATTCCAACAATCGTAGTGGCCGCAGCTGCAGTTGATGACTCCATTAGCGTTGCGATCTTCGCCATCATTCTAAATGCAATGTTCTCTACTGGATCTgctacttttaatattattaag GGTCCACTGTCCATTGTTGCCGGCGTAGTTCTTGGATCACTATGGGGAGCTCTGCTGTCAGTGATGCCTGAAAGAGGCGACACCTATGTAGTCCCTTTAAGATTTTTGGGCCTGTTTCTCGGAGGCCTATTCTCTCTATTCATATCGAGTATGATTGGATGGAGTGGTGCAG gtCCCCTTGCTATAGTATCTTCAGGATTTGTAGCCGCATATTTCTGGGAAAAACAAGGGTGGGTCGTAAACAAGAACCCAGTCAGCAATGTATTTAGAATCCTATGGATATTCTTTGAGCCTATATTATTTGCTTTTACAGGAGCACAAGTTACG ATTAGCGCTTTAGATCCACAAGTTATAAAAATGGCCACTATATGCCTTGTTGGCTGCTTAGTAATACGTGCTATTGCAACATTTTTCGTAAGCTTTGGATGCGGCCTTAATAGCAAGGAGAAAATATTCATCGGTCTCACATGGACAGCCAAAGCTACTGTACAG GCAGCGTTAGGACCGGCCGCCTTAGACTTGGTGAATAGTGGCCAAACATCAGGTGCTGCTAAAGCCGACGAAGAATACTATGCGAAGGCGATTTTAGCTGTCAGTGTCCTGAGTGTAATGATATCGGCCCCTCTAGGTGCTTTACTTATTGCTGTAGCTGGGCCCAAACTGCTTTCCAAAGACGACC CTGACGAGACTCCAGATCAAAACACAGAAAATCAACAAACCACTCAAATATAA